The following proteins are co-located in the Streptomyces bottropensis ATCC 25435 genome:
- the nrtL gene encoding ArgS-related anticodon-binding protein NrtL, which yields MTPVELSRTVLRAVRRAVDEGELSVAVPAHAVVTPPGPGGSGDYATNIALQLARPAGRPPLRVAEILRPHLSETAGVAAVEITGPGFLNFHLERVAVTTLVRRIRGTACSVQGAGGTQGGEGSDPLPYGHSDDLAGQVVRLRIPYDIRAEVIADALVRIVASQGGRVEVDHIRSQAVADEGKFDGPESPDDPLSPDGPDGPDGPANAGDPDLAHEPSAPDRPGGTITPSPSLTPALSPTPINLRPVPAPEDPTPLGPDALRWALLHPAAHDRPRITADLLVQRAANPLFRVRYAHARARALTRNAAALGFTATPGPLHAPCAPGDLHTSSINTERTVDPTNPTGLTDSSATPDTATPLVTALTTYPSALTRAATLRAPDRLARHLVVLADALLAFQHTVLPRGDEKPSAAHRARLALAEAAGTVLAGGLSLLGIDAPEYL from the coding sequence GTGACCCCCGTCGAGCTCTCCCGTACCGTGCTGCGCGCGGTGCGTCGTGCTGTGGACGAAGGGGAGCTGAGTGTCGCCGTGCCCGCACATGCCGTCGTGACTCCCCCCGGGCCCGGGGGGAGCGGGGACTACGCGACGAACATCGCGTTGCAGCTGGCCAGGCCCGCCGGGCGACCGCCGTTGCGGGTCGCCGAGATACTGCGGCCCCACCTCAGCGAGACCGCGGGCGTCGCCGCCGTCGAGATCACCGGCCCCGGGTTCCTCAACTTCCACCTCGAACGGGTTGCCGTCACCACCCTGGTACGCCGGATCCGAGGGACGGCGTGCAGCGTTCAGGGAGCCGGGGGAACCCAGGGCGGCGAGGGCTCCGATCCCCTCCCGTACGGCCACAGCGACGACCTCGCCGGGCAGGTCGTCCGGCTGCGGATCCCGTACGACATCCGTGCGGAGGTCATCGCCGACGCGCTCGTGCGGATCGTCGCCAGCCAGGGCGGTCGCGTCGAGGTCGACCACATCCGGTCCCAGGCCGTCGCCGACGAGGGCAAGTTCGACGGTCCCGAGAGCCCCGACGATCCCCTGAGCCCCGACGGCCCCGACGGCCCCGACGGCCCCGCGAACGCCGGTGACCCAGACCTCGCGCACGAACCCTCCGCCCCCGATCGCCCCGGCGGGACCATCACCCCCAGCCCCAGCCTCACCCCCGCCCTCAGCCCTACCCCCATCAACCTCCGCCCCGTCCCCGCCCCCGAGGACCCCACCCCCCTCGGCCCCGACGCCCTCCGCTGGGCCCTCCTGCATCCGGCCGCCCACGACCGCCCCCGGATCACCGCCGACCTCCTCGTGCAGCGGGCCGCGAACCCCCTCTTCCGGGTCCGTTACGCCCACGCCCGAGCCCGCGCGCTCACCCGCAACGCCGCGGCCCTCGGCTTCACCGCCACCCCTGGGCCCCTGCACGCCCCCTGCGCCCCGGGCGACCTCCATACCTCCTCCATCAACACCGAGCGCACCGTCGACCCCACCAACCCCACCGGCCTCACCGACTCCTCCGCCACCCCCGACACGGCCACCCCCCTCGTCACCGCCCTCACCACCTACCCCTCCGCCCTCACCCGAGCCGCCACGCTCCGCGCTCCCGATCGACTCGCCCGGCACCTGGTCGTCCTCGCCGACGCCCTGCTCGCCTTTCAGCACACGGTGCTGCCGCGCGGCGACGAGAAACCCTCGGCCGCCCACCGGGCCCGGCTGGCGCTTGCCGAAGCCGCCGGGACGGTGCTGGCCGGCGGCCTGTCCCTGCTCGGCATCGACGCACCCGAATATCTCTGA